tcaggaggcagagacaggaggatctctgtgagtgtgaggccaactggtctacctagcaagttctaggccaaccagggctatagTGTCAGAgatcatatctcaaaaaaaaaactaataaattttttttccatttgtatggCATTTACTTTTAGAagtgtctttgtgttttctttctaaaagtggggtgtgtgtgtgtgtgtgttggcggaggctgctcgttcattcccagctgccaagACTCGAAATaaacactcagaaactgtattaattaaatcactgcttggcctattagctagctctagcttcttattggctagctcttacatcttaaattaacccatttctattagtctgtgtatcgccacatggctatggcttaccaggtaaagttctatCCAGCTTCAGGCATctatctggcatctgtctctggctacAAAAGCCTGGATGTTTGGGTTTTCCCCCGGGGCCCCTCgaaccaacaactcaattagatgtctAAGGCTGCGGTTCTTACTGGGAGCTAACTGTGCTGGCACTCTGTGCCCTTCAAAAGCCTAGTTCCCAAGAAGGAAGCAGGTGTTAGCCATAAATCACATTTATTGTGTTTACTTAAAAACTGCGGGTGCGTTAGCGTAGCGGGCACAAGCTTATCCTTTTGGGAAAGTTATCTGGCCAACAGAGCTTCCCAATAGCAGGCTTGTAGAACTCCTATAAGACTCCTTTCCCCTTGAATCACTTGGTACCCTGTTGAAAACCCACCAAGGCGTCCCTCTGGATTCTCGATTCTATTCCTCCAAACTCCCGTAGctttgactttttaaatgaaGTATGGGCCTTCCCACTTCATTCTTTTTGTTACTGACTTTCCAGCTCCATGGTAATTCCGCAAGCCCTTTAGAATCAgcttttttgtctttgtgtgtgcaccCAGGTATATGCAGATATGCAGATTCCTACAGGTGGAGGCTGGCGGTCAATCTCAGATTGCTTCCTCAATTCTCTGACCTATTCATTTGTCATGTGGGTGTGTGCTGTGTTGTAGAAAGCCCTGAAGCCAATTATATCTAACGTTTTAAAAACTtggtggagggctggagagatggctcagctgttaagaacactgactgttctagagatcctgagttcaattcccagcaaccacatggtggctcacaaccatctttaatgagatctggtgccctcttctggggtgcaggtatgcacacaggcagaacactgtatacataataaataaataaatctttaaaaaacacttgATGGAGAAGATTAATCTGCCAGATGTGAATGGCTCACATGAAATCAGTATGTGTGTGATCTGCAAGAGGTGTGACAAAAACAATCGTTTAGGGACGTTGACTCAGAGCGAGCCGTCTGAATGGGCTACAGCCTTTTAACCTTGAATTCAGCGACAGCTTCTGTGTGTACAGGGGGCCAGTGCGTTCCGGCGGCATGTCTGCCTTTGCTGCGTGAGCCAGCACAATCTCAGCTCTGACTCTCAGCCCTCTTCCTGTGTGATGGCGACAGCTTCCTCCCTGGTCGCTTCTGCTTTTCCCACTCCCTTTTCTCGAAATGCTCCCATCAGAGGTTGCCTAAAACCCAGCTTAGCTGTGCCAGTCATCTGTGGCAATTGTTCTGCCGTCTCTGCTGACAGACGTCCTGCGTCCTGTGCTACGCTCAGTTCTCCCCAAGCTAACCGCACCCGACCTCTTCGCGGTCGCTTCAGTCACTCCTTGGAGCGTTTGTTCTCTTCAGAGCACCGAGACCTCACACACACTTGTGACTTGCAGCTTCCCTTTTCTAGGGAGCACCCCACATTTTCTGCACTTGACAACAGCGGTTCCAATGTCACCTACTTCCCAAAGCCGTTCCCCTGCTCTCCTAGGCAAACAGAAACAGATGGGTCAGGCCTTAGTCATCTTGGTATTTTTAGAACTTATCACCATGTGTAACATAGGACAGGCCTGTCTgagaaactgaaaacatttttaattattacagaagtatgtatatatttttaatattgcatTTTAGGGAAAAGTTGATGTAACAGAAATATATGTAGTAAAAATGAAgatttcccactttctcctgcAGTATTTAGATAGAATCACCACTACcttaagtttttaatattttgcactttttaaaagtttcctaAAGTTACCATTGAGATTATAAttatctctttccctcttcctttctcccataacactctcccatatacccctccttgctctttcaaaATCATAGCCTATTCTTCATTAATGGTTGTTACATATAAGcatgcatatataatacatatatacctGCTCAGTTagcataatgttacttgtatctGTACTCTTTTTTTATTACATGGGTATCCAtgaatgtgttttgtttctttctttctttttttaagacaagagtttctctgtgtaacagctctggattCATTACATTAGTAGTAGCCCTGTGCCCTGGGAGCTCTTGGAGAACCTGTTCTGGGAGCCAGGGTTTCACATACACCCACTCAGGTATTCCCAAGCATGTTTGTCTCAGACTGTTGTCCAAAGCCCCTTGTTCGCGTGGGAGGGCTGCACCCTTCCCATCCGCACCAACAGGGGCTTACTGAGTGGAGTGTCAATGTGGAGATTCTAAAATGATTTATGAAATTATCGACTTGGATGAGTGAAGAGAGAAATTTAGGTAGAGTGCAAAGATCATGACTTTTGTTCGtcgaattttgtttttttttagtttattaattttttttgttttttttttcgagacagggtttctctgtggttttggagcctgtcctggaactagctcttgtagaccaggctggtctcaaactcacagagatccgcctgcctctgactcccctgtgctgggattaaaggcgtgcgccaccaccgcccggctttgttcGTGGAATTTTAAAATTGGGTCTAAGGCGATGGGCCTGCAAGGCGAGGTCTGGGTTCTGTAGAGACTACAGGAACCATGAGGTAATGACACTCAGTGGGTCTGTGGACACAGAGCTGAAAGGAGATCTTGGTTACATGTAGAACACTGGAACCACGAGGTTCAGACGGACAGTAGAATTATGGACAGTGAGGACAAAATCCAGAGAAAGGCTGTGCTGTTTGTTTCTTAGAGGTCAATAAAAACCAGAAGTCCTTTTTGTTCAAAGAAAGTTCAAGCAATGTTTCCTTCGTAAATACGCATTTACAATAAAATCACTACATCGTAATGGTTGATATCTGATGAAAACAAACCTGGGTTGTTTATTTGTTGAcacatttacttgtgtgtgtgtgtatgtcagaggGCAATTTGCTTGAATTGGTTCTCTTTCACACCATGGCATTGAACTCGACTTGCCAGCTTTGAGGTCAAGCACCTCTACTCACTGTGACATCCTGGGAACCCCtttctattaattataaaagagaaGACGGCGTTCAGAGGGATGAGTTTCATGACCACACCTCCCGCTCCTCCACCCTCTAGTAGCCCCATGCTCTCCTGTGGGCTCAGATGAGACACAGTGGGATTCAGGCATTCTGCGGCTCGGGCATCTGCAGTACCACTCTTATCTGACCTCAAGGGCCAGGCACTGTGACACAAATCGCAGCACCAGCGTCACTGACCTGAGCTGGGGGGTGAGGACCCTGTCCCCCAACAGCCTGCAAGCCGCAAACAGAACACACAGTGGGGCTGCTAGCAGCCCCCGCGGCTTAGAAACACCAGCTCCGGACCCAGCCCTCCAGGGCGGGCTCCGCCCCTTCCCAGCCCCGCCCACCGAAGTGCGGGGAAGGGGGGGGACGGACGCACACTGCTTTCGGTCCGCCCCGCCTCCTGCCTCAGACCGGAAGTCCGGGCTTCCCACAGTGCCCCGCGCGCGGCGGGCATGATAACAAGCGCCCGGGGCACCCACGCGGCTTGTTCGGCTGTGTGGACACCGCGGTGTGTACCACGACGGCTGCTCGCAAGCGGCTCCGCGCCAGCGCCTCGTCGGCCGGAGCGATGGCGCTGTTCCGGGGAATGTGGGGTGCGCTAAGGGCACTCGGACGCTCGGGGGCCGAGATGTGCGCGGGCTGCGGGGGTCGCCTGCCCTCGCCGCTCAGGTAGGCCGCGGGGCGAGAAGCGCCGCACGTCCATCATCCGTCTGTCCTCTCGTTCCACCCGACTCTCCGGGCCGCCAGGGGCCTTGCGCTTTTGGTGCCCGACCCCCACTTCCTGTCACCTTCTACCTTTGGGCGCCCAGGGCTCCCGCCTTCCTCTCGTGTCCTGGAGGCGGAGCCGGAGCTGTGGCGCGGAACGCTCGCCCCTGTTCTGTTCTGACTGCCAGGATTTGTGCTTTAACGCCGTAGCCCCTTCTGTTTGGCTAGGTCACCCAGGGGCCAGGGTTTGTGCTTTAACCCTGCAGCTCCTTCTGTTTGCCTAGGTCCCCAAGGGCGCCAGGACTGGTGCTTCAAACCTGCAGCCCCCTCTTTCGTTTGTCTAGGTCACCCAGGGCTCCGCGTTTGCAGGCTACAGCCCCAGCAGTCTCTTACTTGGTTtgggcaggatttttttttttggtttttcgagacagggtttctctgtggctttggagcctgtcctggaactagctctgtagaccaggctggtctcgaactcacagagatccgcctgcctctgcctccagggtgctgggattaaaggcgtgcgccaccatcgtagGGCAGGATTTTAAAGTAAGTCTTAAGGCTGGGGAGTAGCTGGTTGTGGAGCACTTTTTAACTTGCTTCTACAAATGAAACCCTTGAATTTATTCTTAGcgcagcagaggagagagaaataaaggctATTAGTATTTCTGGCGAAGGTGTTGGTTATTTAGCGCCTTAGCTGACGTTCTATTTAGAACGTAAGGTCTGTGTACAGGAGAGGTTAATAGCTGACCTTCTGACATTCGATTCTTTAATCCGCGTGTAGCCTTATCTGTATTCCGAAATGTTTTTCATCCAACATGGGTAATCATCCAAAGAAACCAATGAGTTCATACCTTCGATTTTCTACAGAACAGCTACCCAGATTTAAAGCTAAACACCCAGGTAAGAAGCTTGTGACTTAATGCTTTCTCtaacatgattttcttttttaactgcaATCTTGATTTGCACTACCAGAGCATCTGGCAACAGTCATTTTCTTTAATGGTCTGTATAATATCTTCTAACTAATAGAAATTCTTTGAATACAAATGAGAAACGagaacagtatttttaaaaataacctgtaGAGTGGAGAGCACTCtagagaaaaaagataaagttgAGATCTAGTTGCCCTGGGCTTAGAAGACCCGCCGACgaatttatttctttctcattcgCTCTCTCGCTCTTagattttttgaggcaggatttgtaatagttctggttgtccttgaactcactttgtagaccaggctggtcttgaactcagagatctgcctgcctctgcctcccaagtgctgcgctggcattaaaggtgtgcaccaccatggtcCTGCGAATTCATTTATCTCTTGCATAGCACTTTCTTCTTCAATAGAACATTGTTTGTAAAGGTGCAATAAAATAACTGACCAGGAAGTGTTCTGTAAAATATAATGGTCTATACAGATCATTGCTAGCTTTGTTGAAAATTATCTgagttcttgaaaaaaaaagaaagaaaagattggcAAGTAGGAAATATTTCCAGGTAGTCTAAGAAAGGGTCTTCGGGCCTTCATTTGAGTATAAAGATAATAGCTGAATAAGTTGGTCGTTCCTAAGATTTCCAATGCCCTTTTACTTAAAGTACCTCACGGGGCACTTGTGAAAATCATGTGAGCTGTAATTAAAGTTCTTCTGTTGGAGGTAAGGGACAGACAGTGAACTTTTAAGAGACATGCTTATACCCATACTCCTGTCTTCTAAAATGTAACACTTGGCACTAAGGCATGGTCGATAAACAGTTGTGTCCCTGGTTAAAACAAAGGACTGGAGAATAATGGATTAATTTTATATTAGTTTTATATCTGAATGGTATTTCTATAATTGAAATGCAAGATGATATTGTATCAACAAGACTAATTTGTAGTTTATTTGGGGTTACTAACAATGATTTCTGAAAGACGTGACAGAATGTTTCTATTgaaatacagaagtaagaaacCTGAAGCAGTTGATTTCTCGGGTGCTTACAGTAGCAGTGGCTTTCCAAGGGCTGTCTTTGGTAATCTGTAACATGCCCCTTAAAGCTAAACAACAGTTTCCTAGCATTTCTAGATAAAATTGTGTTTGGAGGGTGTAGAGATGTATGTAATGAGCTTGATTTTTAGAGTGAGCCACTAGGCTATTTTCAAAAGCTTGTAGACGTTAACCCCTAAGAAATAAAATTGAGACATCCATTTTGATTCTGTTCTAATTTGTAGATGCAAAAGTTTCAGAACTGATTAGAAAAATTGGGGCTGCATGGAGGGAACTTCCGGATgcagaaaaaaaagtaagcatTTATGTTTTCAGTAGTTGTGTAGTTAGGGATGTAAGCTTTTTCAAAGACTAGTTAGctcatacttttttcttttagacgGGGGTCTCTGCTTGTGCTCATAGCTTGCCAACTGATCTAAACTGGCTGGCTGGCAAACTCCAGGGATCCACccctctctgcccccaccccatccccagcaTGAGAGTTATGGACACTGgccatggcaagcactttcccaaCTGTGTTATcttagttttctctttccttaacAGTCATATCCACACAGGTGTTCTATACCATTTGTTTCATAAATGATGTTGATATGGATGGGTAGAGTGTAGGTTAGTTGACAACAATGAGGAAAGATGGCCAGTTGCTGTACTTGCACCTTGATTAGCAAGAGTTTGAAAAGTAAATCTCAGAGCACATTTTCACCTGTTTGTCCTTGGTAAATGTGATGTGTTGAGCTTGCCAGAACCGGTTCGTTgatttttatttgggtttttaatGTATAGGTGTATGAAGCTGATTTTAAGGCAGAATGGAAAGCGTACAAAGAAGCTATGAGCAAGTTTAAAGACCAGCTAACGCCAACTCAGTTGGTATCTtttgagaaagaaggaaggcaaaaacgtttaaaaaagaaagcttcaataaaaaagagagtaAGTATCATTGAAATActcttttcctgtggaaaaatGTCAACCAAGAATCTAGGTAGTTCTCCCTTGTGTCAGTGACAGTAGAGCACTTGGGCACAGCATTTAGACAAGCAGGATGTTATAGCTCACATGGTGTGTCTGGGAAGTCCTGGTTGCAACAGTCAGTAGGATTGGTCCGAAGCTTGAGTTATGAAAGAAGTAAATGATGCACAGTTAGAATCTTTACTCTGAGTCTTACTTCTAGAGTAACTTTCACATTTGAATTGTCTGTAGAGGACCATGAATTTGAATGTTGCTAACCATACTAAATTTCTTCATTAGCATATCAGGAAAATGCCAGCATTCAAGTAGGATTctatttccttttaaagaaataactatTAAAACTTCTATCTGCATGCTTAAGTTTTTTGTTTCCTAATTTGTATTAATTTACATGAAGGCCACTGTTTCAAAGTCAagctacatttttctttatttagaatgCTGTTATGGTTTCTGTAATAAAACTTATGTAGATAAGATCGTAGGTATTTAATACCCTTAGTCTGCTAACCCCTCCCAGACCCCTCccctctttattttattattaaattttgtatatgtgtatgcagtgtgggggaggggtctgacttacaggtcagaggacaactgtgaaGTTGATTTTGTCCTTTCACCTTTATAGGGTTGTGCAATACATACCTTTATCTGCTGTGTCATCTCACCCACCCCAGGATTTTATAAATTCAGATACTGCTAGTCTCCACATACAGAAAATCAATAGGAGAGTGCAGTATCTATCACAGTGAATATGGGACCAAGTGCAAGAGATGCTGCATGCCCATCCTGTGGTTCCCCTTCTTGGCACCTGCTAAGAGTTGAATACATCCTTGGAATTTTTAATGTTATGAGTATTAAGAGAAGGGGTGAGCTAAGGTTACTAAATAGTCCTATGTTTATGAGCCTCAGTGGAGGCATGTATTAATTGGGCCAATATGATTATGTATCCTGCAAGGAGGAAACCGCgattaaaaacatgttttaagaaaatttataTGTGAATACAATGATTCAGTTCATGGAAGCTACAAAAATAACACGTAAAGGAAATACCTTTCTATGTGGAGAAATGCCTCATTATATTACAGTTTTTAAGATATTATGCTTGGAAAAGTTTTTGACTTCCAAGAtgtaacagacatatatatacatatgtatactttATATACAAATCACACTGCTGGTGTGGTGCCACAGGCTGTCATTCCTGTCAGCACTTGGATTCTGTTATACATTGTAGTGAattgttttgttagatattaggctTCCCAGTATCTGTATCTgactcttttattattattcaggaATTAACTTtgcttggaaaaccaaaaagaccTCGATCAGCATACAACATTTATGTATCCGAATGCTTCCAAGAGAGTAAAGAAGAGTCTTCTCAGGTAAGCAGAGCTGTAGGTTGTTCGtaggtttgtgtttattttagtttaaaatcatGTAAGAAGTTGTATGTCTATCATGTCAcataatgaagaaaatagaaaatgtggaAGTTTATTGTGTCTctttgaacaacaacaataaaaaaatccttGGAGCTGAGCGTATAGTTCACTGGCAGAACTAGCTGGGTCTGTGTGATACCTCGGGTTTGATTGCCAGCACTGGAACAACATAAGTTCTTGTTCTTACTATGCAGTTGGGTGTATGGTGACTATAGGTTGCCATATATACTTTATGCATACACACTAGAACAACTTTGAAAACATTTCTAATTAAGttacctttctgtttttatggtttatacagacacacacaactctATATAACATAAACCCTTTACATTTAAGAGACATAACATGTCTGGTGGTGGctgcgtatgcctttaatcccagcacggagaggcaggtggatctatgtgagttctaggccagctcggtctacagattgagttccaggacagccaggattgttaaacagagaaaccctgtcgtgggaagaaaagagagagaagagaagagaaaagaagaaaagagagagacataaCACTAAGCTGGGAGGTGgtagcagacacctttaatcccagcactcgggaagcagaggcaggtggatctctgaggtcgaggcagcctggtccacagagtgagttccaggacaggaaaccctgtctgggggcgGGAGAGACATAATACATTTGTATCATGAGAAGTTAAGATTCTTCTAGAAATGCTCTGGTCATGCAGCTTTTCATTGTCAGCATCTCCAGAAAGAATGAGATTAGTTCTGAGGTTGGGCATGAGCTCTCTTCATGCTTTGTCCTTTAACATGATTGGTTACACCTGTTGGGATCCAGCCTCGACAAAATTTGTACCTTCCAGGGTAAGAGTACGAGGATTAGAACTATTAAGCAAAGGctatgagagaaataagagacagaaacacagaacagcattgggagggacattcagtgaatactgaa
The nucleotide sequence above comes from Microtus pennsylvanicus isolate mMicPen1 chromosome 7, mMicPen1.hap1, whole genome shotgun sequence. Encoded proteins:
- the Tfam gene encoding transcription factor A, mitochondrial translates to MALFRGMWGALRALGRSGAEMCAGCGGRLPSPLSLICIPKCFSSNMGNHPKKPMSSYLRFSTEQLPRFKAKHPDAKVSELIRKIGAAWRELPDAEKKVYEADFKAEWKAYKEAMSKFKDQLTPTQLVSFEKEGRQKRLKKKASIKKRELTLLGKPKRPRSAYNIYVSECFQESKEESSQGKLKTINQAWKNLSSDERQVYIQLAKDDRIRYDNEMESWEEQMAEVGRSDLIRRSVKRSENIPED